A region of Candidatus Bathyarchaeia archaeon DNA encodes the following proteins:
- a CDS encoding alpha-L-arabinofuranosidase C-terminal domain-containing protein yields the protein MFECKVLVDATSPIGLLDKRCYGQFIEHLGECIYGGIWVGEDSKIPNIGGFRLDVLEAIKQLNCPIVRWPGGNFVSGYHWLDGVGPRDQRPRRFEMAWGQEEPNTFGTDEFIEWCKLVGAEPYIVVNAGNGTPEEAAQWVEYCNSARNTYFAQLRRKYGHEEPYRVKIWGIGNELFGRWQIGFCIGGEECARRTVEFANEMSRVDPEIKLIAVGHVDPEWNIDMVKHAGEYFDYLSIHIYIWGDRKTYRELVASSVGIERELREIYNLIQSVRRKYNIKREIKIAFDEWNVWYPEAKPPLLSQITSIKDAVFTAGVLNALHRLCNEVPIAAFAQTVNVLPLILASKDGRMALTPQYLVFKMYGANTGDHVLPAVNDSTLYKSSDLNMNIPFIDSSATITKDGRTLYVYLVNRHETEPAYIQASFRGFKPSKGYMQAVAGETIESKNTFENPNAVKIEEGNVRVENGKVALELKPHSVNVIKLEGESSITY from the coding sequence ATGTTTGAGTGTAAAGTGCTTGTTGATGCAACTTCGCCGATAGGTTTGCTTGATAAAAGATGTTATGGGCAATTTATTGAGCACCTCGGCGAATGTATTTATGGTGGTATATGGGTTGGCGAGGACTCGAAGATTCCAAATATAGGTGGTTTCAGACTGGATGTTCTGGAAGCTATTAAGCAGCTTAATTGTCCGATAGTGAGGTGGCCGGGCGGTAATTTTGTCAGCGGCTATCATTGGCTAGATGGTGTTGGTCCTAGGGATCAGAGACCTAGGCGTTTTGAGATGGCTTGGGGTCAGGAGGAACCAAATACTTTTGGGACGGATGAATTCATAGAGTGGTGTAAGCTGGTGGGGGCTGAGCCCTATATTGTTGTGAATGCTGGGAATGGAACCCCTGAGGAAGCTGCCCAATGGGTTGAGTATTGCAATTCAGCTAGAAACACTTACTTTGCTCAGCTTAGGCGTAAATATGGTCATGAGGAACCGTACCGCGTTAAGATATGGGGGATTGGAAACGAGCTTTTCGGAAGATGGCAGATTGGCTTCTGCATAGGTGGTGAGGAGTGTGCGAGAAGAACTGTTGAATTTGCAAATGAAATGAGTAGAGTGGATCCCGAGATAAAGCTCATAGCTGTCGGACATGTGGATCCGGAATGGAATATTGATATGGTAAAGCATGCTGGCGAATATTTTGATTACTTGTCAATTCACATCTACATATGGGGAGATAGGAAAACTTATAGAGAGCTAGTGGCTTCAAGCGTTGGTATAGAGAGGGAATTAAGGGAGATATATAATCTAATTCAAAGTGTGAGAAGAAAGTACAACATTAAGCGCGAGATTAAAATAGCCTTTGATGAATGGAATGTTTGGTATCCGGAGGCTAAACCTCCACTGTTGAGTCAGATCACTAGTATTAAAGATGCTGTATTCACAGCTGGCGTTTTGAATGCCCTGCATAGATTATGTAATGAGGTGCCTATAGCGGCATTTGCGCAGACAGTAAATGTGCTACCGTTAATTTTAGCCTCAAAAGATGGACGGATGGCTCTAACCCCACAGTATCTTGTATTTAAAATGTATGGAGCGAATACCGGAGACCATGTTCTTCCAGCAGTTAATGATTCAACGCTCTACAAGTCAAGCGACCTCAACATGAATATTCCATTCATAGATTCCTCAGCCACGATCACGAAGGATGGGAGGACTCTATATGTATATTTAGTGAATAGGCATGAGACGGAGCCAGCATATATTCAAGCGTCATTCAGGGGCTTCAAACCCTCAAAGGGATACATGCAGGCGGTTGCTGGAGAAACAATCGAATCCAAGAATACCTTTGAGAATCCAAATGCTGTTAAGATTGAGGAAGGCAACGTTAGGGTAGAAAATGGTAAAGTTGCCCTTGAACTAAAGCCTCATTCAGTCAACGTTATAAAATTGGAAGGAGAATCCTCTATCACTTACTGA
- a CDS encoding TrpB-like pyridoxal phosphate-dependent enzyme, with the protein MLRKILLNEDDVPKQWYNILPDLPKPLPPPINPVTREPIKPEDLMVLFSKECILQEVSQERWINIPKEVREAYMLWRPTPLYRAVGLERALKTPAKIYYKYEGVSPPGSHKPNTAVAQAYYAMKEGIERLTTETGAGQWGSALAFGCMIFGLKTTIYMVKVSYNQKPYRRMLMELWGAEVYPSPSTNTESGRRILKDDPNNPGSLGIAISEAIEDAVTHKNVKYSLGSVLNHVLLHQTVVGLEAKKQLEMIDEYPDLIVGCIGGGSSFSGLFWPFYYDKVSGKAPKEVQFLAVEPTACPSITKGFYTYDHGDTARLTPMIKMYTLGHMFVPAPIHAGGLRYHGKAPTLCLLSREGIVKTIAYNQVKVFNAAHQFMKAEGFVPAPEPSHAIKAVIDEAIRCKETGEEKTILFLLCGHGHFDMQAFDDYLSGRLPPYEYPEEKVQEAMRKLKELYPWLEIQR; encoded by the coding sequence ATGCTGAGAAAAATCCTATTAAATGAGGATGATGTACCAAAGCAATGGTATAATATTCTGCCAGACTTACCGAAACCTTTACCGCCTCCAATAAACCCAGTAACGAGGGAGCCGATAAAACCTGAAGATTTAATGGTGTTATTCTCAAAGGAGTGTATACTGCAGGAGGTTAGCCAGGAACGCTGGATAAATATCCCTAAGGAAGTGCGGGAAGCATATATGCTTTGGAGACCGACACCGCTTTATAGGGCTGTGGGTCTTGAAAGAGCTCTTAAGACTCCTGCCAAAATATATTATAAGTATGAGGGTGTCAGCCCCCCTGGCAGTCATAAGCCAAATACTGCTGTGGCTCAAGCCTACTATGCCATGAAGGAGGGCATTGAGCGTTTAACAACTGAAACTGGCGCTGGGCAATGGGGTTCAGCGTTAGCATTTGGTTGTATGATTTTTGGGTTAAAGACGACCATTTACATGGTTAAGGTTAGCTATAACCAGAAGCCCTATAGACGTATGCTAATGGAGCTTTGGGGTGCAGAGGTTTATCCAAGCCCAAGCACTAATACGGAGAGTGGGAGAAGGATACTTAAGGATGATCCGAATAACCCAGGTAGCTTAGGGATAGCAATAAGTGAAGCTATAGAGGATGCCGTAACACATAAAAACGTCAAGTATTCTCTTGGAAGCGTCTTGAATCATGTCCTATTGCATCAGACGGTCGTTGGATTAGAAGCTAAGAAGCAGTTAGAAATGATAGATGAGTATCCAGATCTTATAGTTGGATGTATAGGAGGCGGAAGCAGCTTTTCAGGACTATTCTGGCCATTTTATTATGATAAGGTTTCAGGGAAGGCTCCTAAAGAGGTTCAATTCTTAGCTGTTGAACCCACAGCCTGTCCATCAATAACGAAGGGCTTCTACACATATGATCATGGCGACACTGCTCGTTTAACACCAATGATTAAAATGTATACTCTTGGACACATGTTTGTCCCAGCGCCAATACATGCTGGAGGACTAAGATATCATGGAAAGGCGCCAACATTATGTCTGCTCAGTAGGGAAGGAATTGTTAAAACAATAGCCTATAATCAAGTTAAAGTGTTTAATGCAGCCCACCAATTCATGAAAGCCGAAGGCTTTGTTCCAGCGCCTGAGCCAAGTCACGCAATAAAAGCAGTTATAGATGAAGCCATAAGATGCAAGGAGACTGGTGAAGAGAAAACAATACTATTCTTGTTATGTGGGCATGGACATTTCGATATGCAGGCATTCGACGACTATTTATCTGGAAGACTACCACCATATGAGTATCCGGAAGAGAAGGTTCAGGAAGCTATGCGGAAGCTTAAAGAATTATATCCGTGGCTTGAAATACAACGGTAA